Proteins encoded within one genomic window of Humulus lupulus chromosome 1, drHumLupu1.1, whole genome shotgun sequence:
- the LOC133828605 gene encoding cucurbitadienol 11-hydroxylase-like, whose product MWMNSVGFGLVGLLVIWLGHWIRKWRNPKCNGILPPGSMGFPLIGETLPLIIPSYSLDLHPFIKTRIQRYGTIFRTSIAARPVIISADPKFNNFLFQQEGRLVELWYLDTFSKIFAQEGESRTSAVGAVHKYVRNIFLNHFGVGSLKEKLIPQLEQVVNKALSSWSTQDSVDIKRVASAMFLEFSAKKIISYDAETSPVRLSEAYGRILNGFMSFPLNVPGTTYHQCLKDQNKVVSMLRDMLIERQNSVELNHGDFLDQICKDMEKEKFLSEEFIVQLIFGGLFAAFESVTAVMALAFSLLPEHPSVLEEMTAEQEAILKSRQNPNSSLTWDEYKSMPFTLHVINETLRLGNVAPGLLRRAIKDIPVKGFTVPAGWTIMLVTSAQQLSPNTFHNPLEFNPWRWKELDSEVISKNFMPFGGGMRQCAGAEYSRVFMATFFHVLLTKFRWTKIKGGTISRNPILGFGKGVHIKFSKK is encoded by the exons ATGTGGATGAATTCAGTTGGATTTGGGCTAGTGGGGTTGCTGGTGATATGGCTTGGCCATTGGATTAGGAAGTGGAGGAATCCTAAGTGCAATGGGATTCTGCCTCCAGGCTCAATGGGATTCCCTCTCATTGGAGAAACACTCCCTCTCATTATTCCCAGTTACTCTCTTGATCTTCATCCCTTCATCAAAACAAGAATTCAAAG ATATGGGACTATTTTCCGAACAAGTATAGCAGCTCGCCCAGTTATAATATCAGCTGATCCTAAATTCAACAATTTCCTTTTCCAGCAAGAAGGGAGGCTAGTTGAGCTTTGGTATTTGGACACCTTTTCAAAGatctttgctcaagaaggcgAATCTCGAACCAGCGCAGTTGGTGCTGTACACAAGTACGTGAGGAACATATTTCTCAATCACTTTGGTGTTGGTAGCCTTAAGGAAAAGCTGATACCTCAGCTTGAACAAGTGGTCAACAAGGCTCTCAGTTCATGGTCAACTCAAGATTCTGTTGATATCAAACGAGTTGCTTCAGCT ATGTTTTTAGAATTTAGCGCCAAGAAAATTATAAGTTACGATGCTGAAACTTCACCAGTGAGATTGAGCGAGGCATACGGTAGAATCTTAAATGGTTTCATGTCTTTTCCCTTGAACGTTCCCGGCACAACATACCATCAATGTCTAAAG GACCAAAACAAAGTAGTATCCATGTTGAGGGACATGTTAATAGAGAGACAGAACTCGGTCGAGTTGAATCACGGAGATTTCCTAGATCAGATTTGTAAGGACATGGAAAAAGAGAAGTTCTTATCTGAAGAATTCATTGTTCAGCTGATTTTTGGGGGTCTGTTTGCTGCATTTGAGTCAGTTACCGCTGTGATGGCATTAGCTTTCTCCTTGCTTCCAGAGCATCCTTCAGTATTGGAGGAGATGACA GCAGAGCAGGAAGCAATTCTCAAAAGCAGACAAAATCCAAACTCTTCACTCACATGGGACGAATACAAATCGATGCCTTTTACTCTTCAT gttatcaatgaaactcttaggCTGGGAAATGTTGCACCAGGATTATTACGTAGAGCAATCAAAGATATCCCAGTAAAAG GATTTACTGTCCCGGCTGGTTGGACCATCATGTTGGTCACCTCTGCTCAGCAGTTAAGTCCTAACACATTCCACAACCCGCTTGAGTTCAATCCATGGCGTTGGAAG GAACTCGATTCCGAAGTTATATCTAAGAATTTCATGCCTTTTGGGGGAGGAATGAGACAATGTGCAGGAGCAGAGTATAGTAGGGTGTTCATGGCAACCTTTTTCCATGTCTTGCTCACCAAATTTAG GTGGACAAAAATCAAAGGAGGAACTATTTCTCGAAATCCTATTTTAGGATTTGGAAAAGGCGTTCACATTAAATTCTCTAAGAAGTAA